One genomic window of Pecten maximus chromosome 3, xPecMax1.1, whole genome shotgun sequence includes the following:
- the LOC117322725 gene encoding serine/arginine repetitive matrix protein 1-like: MAANPRAEQRPPGTSRPPRARPEQPPRTGQPRGRDEAHPARYSRRPPNQHPAPRQSTPPQDSARGETASPHPRRQQQAPPRGKSRRHPARQEQAHPARQEGEPPPATEKAHPARQERPTRATEQAPPRKKAPPRQEQRGPRAQEQAPPARQEQAPPARQEQAHPARSGAGAPPADRSRRTPRDSSRPTRANRSRRHPADRAGATPARQEQGPARAKGAGATPATERQHPAGTEEQAHPARQEQAPARATGAGHHPRTVMQGATPRDSSRRHPARQEQAPPSATGAGASPRVQSRRHPARQEQAPPRATGAGPPRATGAGATPRDRAGATPARQGAGATPRDRSRRPASRDRSRRHPADRSRRHPARQEQPHPGDRSRRHPRGSSGQPARQQQATPRATEQAPPRGDKSSPSPRDRSRPHRARQHQAPPRATGAGATPRDRSRRHPARQEQAPPANRSSASPRDRSRRHPADRSRRHPRDRSRPHPARQEQAPPRATAAGPARGQQQATPRATGAGATPRDKSRPQPARQEQAPPPRDSSRPTPRQEQAPPARQEQAPPRATGAGHPRDSSRGQPARTGAGATRATAAVGHTARQSRRHPATGQRHPARQQQAPPARQEQAPPRAKQQAPPRRQEQAPPRATGAAPPRRQTGAPPRATAAGPTPRDSSRRHPRDRAGATPRDRSSPTRATGAATPRTRRQRRQPRDRAAPPRATGAGASRATAAGPPARQEQAPPRATEHAHSPRDSSRRHPARTGRAPPREQSRPTRATGAGATPSDSSRAPATPTGAGATPRDSSRQHTRDRSRRHPARSGAGATPRRQSRRHPRDSSSTTTARQEQASTPREEQAHHATIEQAQPAKQQGHPPTGSATGQQLGTATGAGATRATGAGATRASATNRDAAGTTARQSRRNPADRRGASPAGSTRRQPGDQHSAARCDRMQRQAQRTAPRPTTARQQQAHPLDRSATTALQYMLHPSIHIISTPRTSSQSRVHDSLTRSQDQPTPADTLHPAQGSPPADIRAPPRSISSHPRDIIIPPRETAPTLHTASPPLGQAHPPGYRHQSPPPHIIITIPLYKIPHSSHMIISHPYISFPPLETHPRRPYRIIMLHPSDSHLHPLYRSFHPSTRAVSPLHAD, translated from the exons ATGGCTGCGAAT CCGCGTGCAGAGCAGCGCCCCCCCGGCACCAGCAGGCCACCCCGCGCGCGCCCAGAGCAGCCCCCGCGGACGGGGCAGCCACGGGGCAGGGATGAGGCCCACCCCGCGCGCTACAGCAGGCGACCCCCCAACCAACACCCAGCCCCCCGACAAAGCACCCCCCCGCAAGACAGCGCCCGCGGGGAGACAGCATCCCCCCACCCCCGCCGACAGCAGCAGGCGCCACCCCGGGGGAAGAGCAGGCGCCACCCCGCGCGACAGGAGCAGGCCCACCCCGCGCGACAGGAGGGAGAGCCACCCCCCGCTACAGAAAAGGCCCACCCCGCGCGACAGGAGAGGCCCACCCGCGCGACAGAGCAGGCGCCCCCGCGAAAGAAGGCGCCCCCGCGACAGGAGCAAAGGGGCCCCCGCGCACAGGAGCAGGCGCCCCCCGCGCGACAGGAGCAGGCGCCACCCGCGCGACAGGAGCAGGCCCACCCCGCGAGATCAGGAGCAGGGGCCCCCCCCGCGGACAGGAGCAGGCGCACCCCGCGCGACAGCAGCAGGCCCACCCGCGCGAACAGGAGCAGGCGCCACCCCGCGGACAGAGCAGGCGCCACCCCCGCGCGACAGGAGCAGGGGCCAGCCCGCGCGAAAGGAGCAGGCGCCACCCCGGCGACAGAGAGGCAGCACCCCGCTGGTACAGAGGAGCAGGCCCACCCCGCGCGACAGGAGCAGGCGCCAGCCCGCGCGACAGGAGCAGGCCACCACCCGCGGACAGTGATGCAGGGCGCCACGCCGCGCGACAGCAGCAGGCGCCACCCCGCGCGACAGGAGCAGGCGCCACCCAGCGCGACAGGAGCAGGCGCCAGCCCGCGCGTACAGAGCAGGCGCCACCCCGCGCGACAGGAGCAGGCGCCACCCCGCGCGACAGGAGCAGGCCCACCCCGCGCTACAGGAGCAGGCGCCACGCCGCGCGACAGAGCAGGCGCCACCCCGGCGCGACAAGGAGCAGGCGCCACCCCGCGCGACAGGAGCAGGCGCCCAGCCTCGCGCGACAGGAGCAGGCGCCACCCCGCGGACAGGAGCAGGCGCCACCCCGCGCGACAGGAGCAGCCCCACCCCGGCGACAGGAGCAGGCGCCACCCGCGCGGCAGCAGTGGCCAGCCCGCGCGACAGCAGCAGGCGACACCCCGCGCGACAGAGCAGGCGCCACCCCGCGGGGACAAGAGCAGCCCCAGCCCGCGCGACAGGAGCAGGCCCCACCGCGCGCGACAGCACCAGGCCCCACCCCGCGCGACAGGAGCAGGCGCCACGCCGCGCGACAGAAGCAGGCGCCACCCCGCGCGACAGGAGCAGGCGCCACCCGCGAACAGGAGCAGCGCCAGCCCGCGCGACAGGAGCAGGCGCCACCCCGCGGACAGGAGCAGGCGCCACCCGCGCGACAGGAGCAGGCCCCACCCCGCGCGACAGGAGCAGGCGCCACCCCGCGCGACAGCAGCAGGGCCAGCCCGCGGACAGCAGCAGGCGACACCCCGCGCGACAGGAGCAGGCGCCACCCCGCGTGACAAGAGCAGGCCCCAGCCCGCGCGACAGGAGCAGGCCCCACCGCCGCGCGACAGCAGCAGGCCCACCCCGCGACAGGAGCAGGCGCCACCCGCGCGACAGGAGCAGGCCCCACCCCGCGCGACAGGAGCAGGCCACCCGCGCGACAGCAGCAGGGGCCAGCCCGCGCGGACAGGAGCAGGCGCCACCCGCGCGACAGCAGCAGTCGGGCACACCGCGCGACAGAGCAGGCGCCACCCCGCGACAGGACAGCGCCACCCCGCGCGACAGCAGCAGGCCCCACCCGCGCGACAGGAGCAGGCCCCACCGCGGGCGAAGCAGCAGGCGCCACCCCGGCGACAGGAGCAGGCGCCACCCCGCGCGACAGGAGCAGCCCCACCCCGGCGACAGACCGGGGCCCCACCGCGCGCGACAGCAGCAGGCCCCACCCCGCGCGACAGCAGCAGGCGCCACCCGCGCGACAGAGCAGGCGCGACCCCGCGCGACAGGAGCAGCCCCACCCGGGCGACAGGAGCAGCCACCCCGCGGACAAGGCGACAGCGGCGCCAGCCGCGCGACAGAGCAGCCCCACCCCGCGCGACAGGAGCAGGCGCCAGCCGCGCGACAGCAGCAGGCCCACCCGCGCGACAGGAGCAGGCGCCACCCCGCGCGACAGAGCACGCGCACAGCCCGCGCGACAGCAGCAGGCGCCACCCCGCGCGAACAGGCAGGGCGCCACCCCGCGAACAGAGCAGGCCCACCCGCGCGACAGGAGCAGGCGCCACCCCGAGCGACAGCAGCAGGGCGCCAGCCACGCCGACAGGAGCAGGCGCCACCCCGCGCGACAGCAGCAGGCAGCACACGCGCGACAGGAGCAGGCGCCACCCGGCGCGATCAGGAGCAGGCGCCACCCCGCGGCGACAGAGCAGGCGCCACCCGCGCGACAGCAGCAGCACCACCACCGCGCGACAGGAGCAGGCGTCCACCCCGCGCGAAGAGCAGGCCCACCACGCGACGATAGAGCAGGCGCAGCCCGCGAAGCAGCAGGGCCACCCGCCGACAGGCAGCGCGACGGGCCAGCAGCTAGGCACCGCGACAGGAGCAGGCGCCACCCGCGCGACAGGAGCAGGCGCCACCCGCGCATCGGCCACCAATCGCGACGCAGCAGGAACCACCGCGCGACAGAGCAGGCGCAACCCCGCCGACAGGAGAGGCGCCAGCCCCGCCGGCAGCACCCGGCGCCAGCCCGGCGACCAGCACAGCGCCGCCCGCTGCGACAGGATGCAGCGCCAAGCCCAGCGTACAGCACCACGCCCAACCACCGCGCGACAGCAGCAGGCCCACCCGCTCGACAGATCAGCTACCACCGCGCTACAGTACATGCTCCACCCCTCTATACATATCATCTCCACCCCGCGCACGAGCTCGCAATCCCGCGTACATGACAGTCTCACCCGCTCACAGGATCAGCCCACCCCCGCAGATACACTCCACCCCGCACAGGGCAGCCCACCCGCTGACATTAGAGCTCCACCCCGCTCGATATCGTCTCACCCGCGCGACATTATCATTCCACCCCGCGAGACAGCACCCACCCTCCACACAGCCAGCCCACCCCTGGGACAGGCACACCCACCAGGCTACAGACATCAGTCCCCACCCCCTCACATTATCATTACCATCCCTCTCTACAAGATTCCGCACTCCTCTCACATGATCATCTCACACCCCTACATATCATTCCCACCACTCGAAACTCATCCTCGACGTCCCTATCGCATTATCATGCTCCATCCCTCCGACAGTCATCTCCACCCCCTCTACAGATCATTCCACCCCTCTACACGAGCAGTCTCACCCCTGCACG ctGATTAA